In Chryseobacterium gleum, a single genomic region encodes these proteins:
- a CDS encoding RNA polymerase sigma factor, protein MDSREKEFAQLIKDNQGLIIKVSRLYTNSLEDEEDLFQEIVLQLWRSYDSFKGNSKISTWMYRVALNTAITLFRKKSKSLPTNELDINHRDFVEDDDEKQQQVSLLYTVIKTLPNVERAIVMMYLDDLPYKDIAENLGITEVNARVKMNRLKKTLKEQMEKYA, encoded by the coding sequence ATGGATTCCAGAGAAAAAGAATTTGCGCAGCTTATCAAAGATAATCAGGGACTGATTATTAAAGTATCGCGCCTGTATACCAATTCTCTGGAAGATGAAGAGGATCTTTTCCAGGAAATCGTGTTACAGCTCTGGAGAAGTTACGATTCTTTTAAAGGGAATTCTAAAATTTCCACCTGGATGTACCGTGTAGCGCTCAATACAGCCATTACCCTCTTTAGAAAAAAAAGCAAAAGCCTTCCTACGAATGAGCTGGACATCAACCACAGGGATTTTGTGGAAGATGATGATGAAAAACAGCAGCAGGTATCACTTTTGTATACTGTAATCAAGACTCTTCCTAATGTAGAAAGAGCCATTGTCATGATGTATCTTGACGATCTGCCATATAAGGATATTGCAGAGAACCTCGGAATCACTGAAGTCAATGCACGCGTGAAAATGAACAGATTAAAGAAAACCCTTAAAGAACAGATGGAAAAATATGCCTGA